The genomic segment TCTGCATCCCTCTACAACGCACCGGATCTTGAATGACCTGGTGTCCGGGCGGTTTGTCGATCGCCCCCAATCAGGCAGCTACCGCCTCGGGATGCGCCTGTTGGAGCTGGGTAATCTTGTGAAGGCCCGCCTAAACGTCCGTGACGCGGCGCTGGGGCCTATGCGCGAGCTGCACAAGTTAATTCAGCAGCCCGTTAACCTGAGCATGCGCCAGGGCGATGAAATCATCTATGTCGAGCGTGCCTACAGTGAACGTAGCGGCATGCAGGTTGTCAGGGCGATTGGCGGACGCGCACCGCTACACCTCACCTCAGTGGGCAAATTGTTCTTGGCCGCTGATGATCCGCTGCGCATTCGTTCTTATGCCACCAGAACAGGCCTGCAAGGCCACACCAAAAACAGCATCACCGACTTGGACGTGTTGGAGCGTGAGCTCTCCAAGGTCCGTCAGTATGGCCAGGCAAGTGACAATGAAGAACTCGAACTCGGCGTCCGCTGCATGGCTGCAGGCATTTACGACGATCAAGGCAAGCTGATCGCGGGCCTATCCATTTCTGCGCCTTCCGGTCGCTTGGAAGACGACTGGCTACCCAAACTCAAAGAGACCGCGCGACACATCTCGGAGACATTGGGGTTTAGATCCCCCCAAAGATAAAAGCCTGCAAGAGCAGGCTTTTTTGTTATCAGTTTGTCGCGATACGACTATCGAATCCTTTGAGGGCGAGCGGTGAGCCTTTCGTAGCGACTGGGTGACCTGTTTCCACCCACTTGCGCACACGTTCCGCGTCAGCAATTCGCGTCAGCTTACCCGCAGAGTCCAGAAAAACCATGATAAGTTTTCGGCCTGATATTTTTGCTTGCATCACCAAACACTGCCCTGCTTCAGCAATGTAGCCCGTCTTTTGCAGTCCGATTTCCCACGCAGGGTTTTTCACCAAGCGATTGGTGTTGTTGTATTGCAAGGTACGGTTGCCCACTTCAACTTGATAGCCGGTTGAGGTAGACAGTTCACGCAAAGTTTGATCGCTGTAGGCATAACTCACCAGAGTAGCCAAATCCTTGGCGCTGGACTGATTGCGGCTGCTCAGCCCTGTGGGCTCCACATACTGCGTGTCTGCCATGCCCAATAGCTTGGCTTTGCGGTTCATCAAGCTGACAAAATGCTGCAAGCCACCAGGGTACGTCCTGCCCAGTGCATGCGCAGCTCGGTTTTCACTCGCCATCAAGGCAAGGTGAAGTAGCTCACCGCGTGACAACTCAGTGCCTACGCGCAAACGCGAGGAGCTGCCTTTCTCGGTATCTACATCAGCTTGGGTAATTTCGATGGACTCTTCCATCGGAAGCCGTGCTTCGCTAATGAGCACTCCGGTCATCAATTTAGTGATCGACGCGATCGGAAGCACTGCGTTCTCGTTTTTACTGAAAAGCACTTCCTTGGTGTCTTGGTCCACCACGAAGGCGACGCTCGACTTCAAGTCCAAGGCGTCTTGCTTGCCATGCAAGCCTGCGAGCTGCCCGTAAGAAGGTTTCGGAGCGACGGCGACTACGGCCTTTTTGATATTTTTGGCTACAGGCTTTTTGGTTGAGACCCGCTTGGTAGCGGGAACCGCCTTTTGTTTGCGTACCGCCTTGACTGCCACCTTTTTGCTTTGCGAAGCCTTCACTTGCGAAGTTTTGGCTGTAGCTTTCTTGCTCTGCGTTGTGGCAAGTGCTGAGAAAGGAAGTAGCAGCACGGAAGCCATAAGACCTGCGGCGCTGAGTTGAATAATGATGCGTTTCAACATAGTTCCTTTGAAAAAAACGCCTGCAATGCATTTGCAGACGCTTTTTATAGTGTTCCCCGCCAGTTTAATCAAAAAACTTCAAATAGATCAAATACTTGCGCGCTGAACCTCAACTATTTTCAACTTAACTCGCTCACCCCTGTGCCGCAACACGGTCTGACTTGCTTTGCAGCTTATTCAAAGCACTCAAGTAAGCTTTCGCCGACGCCACCACGATGTCCGGATCAGACCCGACTCCGTTGACCACACGACCGCTGTTTTGCAGTCGTACTGTCACTTCGCCTTGACTTTCCGTCGACCCGCTGATCGCGTTCACCGAGTACAAGACCATCTCAGCCCCACTTTGCACCAGAGACTCGATCGCTTTCAGCGACGCATCGACGGGGCCATTGCCATCAGAAGCACCCTTCATCTCCTTGCCTCCAGAGGTAAACACAATCGTGGCTTGGGGCCGCTCCCCTGTTTCACTGTGCTGAGACAATGAAACGAAACCATATTGCTCGATCTCCGACGACACACTCTCGTCGCCAATCAGCGCAAGGATGTCTTCGTCGAAAATTTCGCTTTTACGATCGGCCAGTTCCTTGAAACGGGAAAACGCTGCGTTGATCTCAGTCTCGCTGCCGAGTTGGACCCCCAACTCCTGCAGACGTTGTTTGAAAGCATTGCGGCCGCTCAGCTTGCCCAGCACGATTTTGTTGGCCGTCCAGCCCACATCTTCCGCGCGCATGATTTCATAGGTATCACGGGCCTTCAAAACGCCGTCTTGGTGAATGCCAGAGGCATGGGCAAACGCGTTGGCACCGACCACCGCTTTATTGGGCTGTACAACAAAACCGGTGGTCTGACTCACCATGCGGCTTGCTGCGAGGATGTGCGTCGCGTCAATACCTAGTTCCAGCCCGAAATAGTCTTTACGGGTCTTGACGGCCATCACAATCTCTTCCAGACTGCAATTTCCGGCCCGCTCACCCAAGCCATTCACGGTGCACTCCACCTGACGAGCTCCTCCAATTTTCACCCCGGCCAAGGAGTTGGCGACCGCCATACCCAAGTCGTTGTGGCAGTGCACCGACCAGATCGCTTTGTCGGAGTTCGGAATGCGTTCGCGCAATGATTTGATGAAGTTGCCATACAGCTCAGGCACCGCATAACCGACCGTATCGGGTACGTTGATGGTGGTGGCCCCCTCAGCAATCACAGCTTCGAGAACGCGGCACAAAAAGTCAGGGTCGCTGCGGTAACCGTCTTCCGGGCTGAACTCGATATCAGCGACCAGGTTACGCGCGAAGCGCACGGACTGTTTGGCCTGTTCCAGCACTTGCTCAGGCGACATGCGGAGCTTTTTCTCCATATGCAGTGCAGAAGTCGCAATAAAGGTGTGGATTCGCGCGCTGTTGGCGCCCTTGAGCGCCTCGGCAGCTCGGGCAATATCACGGTCGTTTGCACGCGACAGCGAGCACACGGTGGAATCCTTGATCGAGTTGGCAATCAGCTGCACTGCCTCGAAATCACCATTTGAACTTGCAGCAAAACCGGCCTCGATCACGTCCACGCGCAAGCGTTCCAGCTGACGGGCAATACGCAACTTCTCGTCACGGGTCATCGAGGCGCCGGGCGACTGTTCGCCATCGCGCAAAGTGGTGTCAAAAATAATCAGTTTGTCAGACATGGAAATTCCCCTCTGTTTATCGATGCAAGCCGCGCTCTTCAGGCTCGTCGGTCGACGTGCTGATCACGCTGGTTCGCACACCACGGGCGCGAC from the Rhodoferax potami genome contains:
- a CDS encoding IclR family transcriptional regulator, which produces MTKKEHDPQSAPAVQVLERMFTLIDVLASREEAIPLKEISERAGLHPSTTHRILNDLVSGRFVDRPQSGSYRLGMRLLELGNLVKARLNVRDAALGPMRELHKLIQQPVNLSMRQGDEIIYVERAYSERSGMQVVRAIGGRAPLHLTSVGKLFLAADDPLRIRSYATRTGLQGHTKNSITDLDVLERELSKVRQYGQASDNEELELGVRCMAAGIYDDQGKLIAGLSISAPSGRLEDDWLPKLKETARHISETLGFRSPQR
- a CDS encoding serine hydrolase → MLKRIIIQLSAAGLMASVLLLPFSALATTQSKKATAKTSQVKASQSKKVAVKAVRKQKAVPATKRVSTKKPVAKNIKKAVVAVAPKPSYGQLAGLHGKQDALDLKSSVAFVVDQDTKEVLFSKNENAVLPIASITKLMTGVLISEARLPMEESIEITQADVDTEKGSSSRLRVGTELSRGELLHLALMASENRAAHALGRTYPGGLQHFVSLMNRKAKLLGMADTQYVEPTGLSSRNQSSAKDLATLVSYAYSDQTLRELSTSTGYQVEVGNRTLQYNNTNRLVKNPAWEIGLQKTGYIAEAGQCLVMQAKISGRKLIMVFLDSAGKLTRIADAERVRKWVETGHPVATKGSPLALKGFDSRIATN
- a CDS encoding 2-isopropylmalate synthase; this translates as MSDKLIIFDTTLRDGEQSPGASMTRDEKLRIARQLERLRVDVIEAGFAASSNGDFEAVQLIANSIKDSTVCSLSRANDRDIARAAEALKGANSARIHTFIATSALHMEKKLRMSPEQVLEQAKQSVRFARNLVADIEFSPEDGYRSDPDFLCRVLEAVIAEGATTINVPDTVGYAVPELYGNFIKSLRERIPNSDKAIWSVHCHNDLGMAVANSLAGVKIGGARQVECTVNGLGERAGNCSLEEIVMAVKTRKDYFGLELGIDATHILAASRMVSQTTGFVVQPNKAVVGANAFAHASGIHQDGVLKARDTYEIMRAEDVGWTANKIVLGKLSGRNAFKQRLQELGVQLGSETEINAAFSRFKELADRKSEIFDEDILALIGDESVSSEIEQYGFVSLSQHSETGERPQATIVFTSGGKEMKGASDGNGPVDASLKAIESLVQSGAEMVLYSVNAISGSTESQGEVTVRLQNSGRVVNGVGSDPDIVVASAKAYLSALNKLQSKSDRVAAQG